One window from the genome of Buchnera aphidicola (Neophyllaphis podocarpi) encodes:
- the dcd gene encoding dCTP deaminase, protein MRLCDKDIEIWLNSRKLSIFPHPDKKNIHGATIDIHLDNTFRIFRECNAGYIDLSLAENEINSLLHKVMSDEIIINKGNFFFLHPGQFALSTTLEIISIPNNLIGWLDGRSSLARLGLMVHATAHRIDPGWKGKIVLEFYNSGKLPLALYPKMIIGALSFETLSGSSIRPYNCRSSAKYLNQLNILSSDSK, encoded by the coding sequence ATGAGATTATGTGATAAAGATATTGAGATTTGGTTAAATAGTCGTAAATTATCAATTTTTCCGCATCCTGATAAAAAAAATATTCACGGAGCTACTATTGATATACATTTAGATAACACGTTTCGTATTTTTCGTGAATGTAATGCTGGATATATAGATTTGAGTCTTGCTGAAAATGAAATAAATTCATTATTACACAAAGTCATGAGCGATGAAATTATTATTAATAAAGGTAATTTTTTTTTCTTACACCCTGGTCAATTTGCTTTATCTACAACATTAGAAATAATTTCTATACCTAATAATTTGATAGGTTGGCTAGATGGTAGATCTTCATTGGCTAGACTTGGTTTAATGGTTCATGCAACTGCTCACAGAATTGACCCAGGATGGAAGGGAAAAATTGTTTTAGAATTTTATAATTCTGGTAAATTACCTCTTGCTCTGTATCCTAAAATGATTATTGGTGCTTTAAGTTTTGAAACTCTTTCTGGTAGTTCAATTAGACCTTATAATTGTAGGAGTTCTGCTAAATAT